A genomic region of Miscanthus floridulus cultivar M001 chromosome 3, ASM1932011v1, whole genome shotgun sequence contains the following coding sequences:
- the LOC136545467 gene encoding probable aldo-keto reductase 3, with protein sequence MAAEADPACVLPPRPGTMKLGSQGLEVSAQGLGCMGMSIAYGVRKPDADMVALLRHAIAAGVTFLDTSDVYGPHTNEVLIGKALHLHGAREKVQVATKFGITRDVRAVRGDPAYVRAACEGSLRRLSVDCIDLYYQHRIDTKVPVEVTMGELKKLVEEGKIKYIGLSEASASTIRRAHAVHPITAVQLEWSLWTRDAEQDIIPTCRELGIGIVAYSPLGRGFFSSGAKLVTELPDDDFRKNLPRFQPENMEKNALIFERVSQMAARKGCTSSQLALAWVHHQGSDVCPIPGTTKIANFNQNLGALSVKLTPDEMAELESYAAMDGVHGDRYNSTVLNTWRDSETPPLSSWKGN encoded by the exons ATGGCCGCAGAAGCTGATCCGGCGTGTGTTCTGCCGCCGCGGCCGGGCACGATGAAGCTGGGCTCGCAGGGGCTGGAGGTCTCGGCGCAGGGCCTGGGCTGCATGGGCATGTCGATAGCGTATGGCGTGCGCAAGCCCGATGCCGACATGGTGGCGCTCCTCCGCCATGCCATCGCGGCCGGGGTCACCTTCCTCGACACCTCCGACGTCTACGGCCCGCACACCAACGAGGTTCTCATCGGCAAGGCGCTGCACCTGCATGGCGCGCGGGAGAAGGTGCAGGTGGCCACCAAGTTCGGCATCACGCGCGACGTGAGGGCGGTCCGCGGCGACCCGGCATACGTGCGGGCGGCGTGCGAGGGCAGCCTCCGGCGGCTCAGCGTCGACTGCATCGACCTCTACTATCAGCATCGCATCGACACCAAGGTGCCCGTCGAGGTCACG atgggtgagCTCAAGAAGTTGGTAGAAGAAGGCAAGATCAAATACATCGGGCTATCGGAAGCGTCGGCATCAACGATCAGAAGAGCGCACGCAGTTCATCCGATCACCGCCGTCCAGCTGGAGTGGTCTCTCTGGACAAGAGATGCTGAACAAGATATAATCCCAACCTGCAG AGAACTTGGAATTGGGATCGTGGCATACAGTCCATTAGGCAGAGGGTTCTTCTCCAGCGGTGCCAAACTTGTCACTGAGCTGCCGGATGACGATTTCCGCAAG AATCTACCAAGATTCCAGCCAGAGAACATGGAGAAGAACGCGCTGATATTCGAGCGCGTGAGCCAGATGGCTGCAAGGAAAGGCTGCACATCATCGCAGCTCGCGTTGGCCTGGGTTCACCATCAGGGAAGCGATGTCTGCCCCATACCTGGAACCACAAAGATAGCCAACTTCAACCAGAACCTGGGAGCGCTGTCGGTGAAGCTCACGCCGGATGAGATGGCGGAGCTCGAGTCCTATGCTGCCATGGATGGCGTCCACGGTGACCGCTACAACAGCACCGTCCTCAACACCTGGAGAGACTCAGAGACGCCTCCACTGTCGTCTTGGAAAGGCAACTAG